Proteins from one Desulfonema limicola genomic window:
- a CDS encoding IS607 family transposase, whose product MKILSEYAKEHGIKYRAAWNRYKAGKIPDAYQDEFGKILIPENSPGRPEYTVCYARVSSSENKKNLETQAERLCSYCAAKGWQIKEVVKECASGLNDNRPRLTKLLKNPVVTRIVVEHKDRLTRFGFNYIKLFKESQGCRIEIINESSNDRDELMQDFVSLVTSFTARLYGLRRSKRKTEKLIQELENENKKIVKGND is encoded by the coding sequence ATGAAGATTTTAAGTGAATATGCAAAAGAACACGGTATCAAATACCGTGCGGCCTGGAACCGTTATAAAGCCGGAAAAATCCCGGATGCTTACCAGGATGAATTCGGAAAAATCCTTATTCCAGAAAATTCTCCGGGCAGACCGGAATACACGGTATGTTATGCTCGTGTATCTTCATCTGAAAACAAAAAGAATCTTGAAACTCAGGCGGAAAGACTCTGCTCTTATTGTGCAGCAAAAGGCTGGCAGATAAAGGAAGTGGTAAAGGAATGCGCATCCGGCCTGAACGACAACCGCCCCAGGCTGACAAAACTGCTGAAAAATCCTGTTGTAACAAGAATAGTGGTTGAGCATAAGGACAGGCTGACCCGGTTTGGATTCAATTATATCAAATTATTCAAGGAATCCCAGGGCTGCCGGATTGAAATTATCAACGAATCCTCAAATGACAGAGATGAACTGATGCAGGATTTTGTGAGCCTTGTTACCAGCTTTACAGCAAGGCTTTACGGATTGAGGCGCAGTAAAAGAAAGACCGAAAAACTGATTCAGGAGCTTGAGAATGAAAATAAAAAGATCGTCAAAGGTAACGATTAA
- a CDS encoding Rpn family recombination-promoting nuclease/putative transposase: protein MKERLVRFDWAIKKLLRNKANFEILEGFLSELTRQDIKINKILESEGNKETPDDKQNRVDLLAETEQGELLLIELQVESQFDYFHRMVYGTSKLITDYIHSGSGYEMVKRAISINIVYFGLGHGRDYVYKGLTEFRGIHHDDILELTIRQKKRFENIEKVSDIFPEYYILKVNDFDSLAKDTLDEWIYFLKHSEIKEEFSAKGLKKALEELDILKLSKAERAAYERYIEDKRVAESSIKTSWFEGKIVGVEEGRKEGREEGREEGELKRNREIAIEMLKDGEPNDKIKKYTHLTDAEIEQLKRMMPLI from the coding sequence ATGAAAGAACGACTTGTCCGGTTTGACTGGGCCATAAAAAAGCTGCTCAGAAACAAAGCCAATTTTGAAATTTTAGAGGGTTTCCTGTCGGAGTTGACCAGGCAGGATATCAAAATCAACAAGATCCTTGAAAGCGAAGGTAACAAGGAAACACCGGATGACAAACAGAACAGGGTTGATCTTCTGGCTGAAACAGAACAGGGAGAGCTGTTGCTCATTGAACTTCAGGTGGAGTCCCAGTTTGACTATTTTCACCGGATGGTTTACGGCACATCAAAACTGATCACAGATTATATCCATTCCGGATCCGGCTATGAAATGGTAAAGCGGGCCATCTCCATCAACATTGTCTATTTTGGACTGGGACACGGCAGGGATTATGTTTACAAGGGGCTTACCGAATTCAGGGGGATACACCATGACGATATCCTTGAGCTGACAATCAGACAGAAAAAGCGGTTTGAAAATATCGAAAAAGTTTCCGACATTTTCCCGGAATATTACATTCTCAAGGTCAATGACTTTGACAGTCTGGCAAAGGATACCCTGGATGAGTGGATCTACTTTTTGAAACATTCAGAGATAAAAGAAGAATTTTCTGCAAAGGGTCTCAAAAAAGCATTAGAGGAGCTGGATATTCTCAAACTCTCCAAAGCAGAACGTGCTGCATATGAACGATATATTGAAGATAAAAGGGTTGCGGAAAGTTCAATCAAAACGTCCTGGTTTGAAGGAAAAATTGTCGGCGTAGAGGAAGGAAGAAAAGAAGGAAGAGAAGAAGGAAGAGAAGAAGGTGAATTAAAAAGAAACAGAGAGATCGCCATAGAAATGCTCAAAGACGGTGAACCTAATGACAAAATCAAGAAATATACCCATCTGACAGATGCGGAAATTGAGCAGTTGAAGCGTATGATGCCCTTAATTTGA
- a CDS encoding RNA-guided endonuclease InsQ/TnpB family protein → MKIKRSSKVTIKLAAGKKREILDGIHDEYARTANFFIDYFWDHPEIRSANQITSEIYSLPETWLTARMRQCAAREALSMVLGARNIENRRKSSIELEAEELLGEEIFTEPVKPVHNGKKMTLSSQVVRIEKGRNSFDLWMVVHSVGNGIKLYIPLKKHRQFNKWAEIGKMGSSVVINRQHVQISFEIETGEKKQEGKLVGIDAGINHLMTTSKREFLGNEVSPLISKIKRKHQGSKAYKRAKKELSYYIHKTVKDYFADNNLQLVVTEKLKNLKHNTRQKNRTKELRKTLSNWNYRELLNIIQMRCEENRVSFRSVSPFKTSQKCPNPDCAHTQRENRNNEEFKCLKCGYSEQADYVGSLNILYRFLTGPYGAGFKT, encoded by the coding sequence ATGAAAATAAAAAGATCGTCAAAGGTAACGATTAAATTAGCAGCCGGGAAAAAGCGTGAAATCCTGGATGGAATCCATGATGAATATGCCCGTACTGCGAATTTTTTTATTGATTATTTCTGGGATCATCCTGAAATCAGGTCCGCAAATCAGATAACATCTGAAATATACAGTCTGCCTGAGACATGGCTGACGGCAAGAATGCGTCAGTGTGCCGCAAGAGAAGCTCTTTCAATGGTTTTAGGTGCAAGGAATATTGAAAACAGGAGAAAAAGCAGCATTGAACTTGAAGCTGAGGAACTTCTGGGAGAGGAAATATTCACTGAACCTGTTAAACCCGTGCATAACGGAAAAAAAATGACTCTTTCTTCCCAGGTTGTCAGAATCGAAAAAGGGCGCAATTCCTTTGATCTGTGGATGGTTGTGCATTCTGTGGGGAACGGAATTAAATTATATATCCCTTTGAAAAAACACCGTCAGTTCAACAAATGGGCGGAGATCGGAAAAATGGGAAGTTCCGTTGTCATTAACCGGCAGCATGTTCAGATTTCATTTGAAATCGAAACCGGAGAGAAAAAGCAGGAAGGAAAGCTTGTGGGAATTGATGCCGGAATAAATCATCTAATGACAACATCAAAGAGAGAATTTTTAGGAAATGAGGTCAGTCCGCTGATATCAAAAATAAAAAGAAAACATCAGGGGTCAAAAGCATATAAAAGAGCAAAAAAAGAACTGTCATACTATATTCATAAAACTGTGAAAGATTATTTCGCAGACAATAATTTACAGCTTGTTGTTACAGAAAAACTGAAAAATTTAAAACATAACACAAGACAGAAGAACAGAACAAAAGAATTACGAAAGACTCTGAGTAACTGGAATTATCGGGAACTGCTGAATATAATTCAGATGCGCTGTGAAGAAAACCGTGTTTCCTTCCGGTCTGTCAGCCCGTTTAAAACCAGTCAGAAATGTCCGAACCCGGACTGCGCCCATACTCAGAGGGAGAACCGGAACAACGAGGAATTTAAGTGTCTGAAGTGCGGGTATTCGGAACAGGCTGATTATGTAGGCTCGCTTAACATTCTTTACCGATTTCTCACCGGACCATATGGTGCCGGTTTCAAAACTTGA
- a CDS encoding PIN domain-containing protein encodes MRQNNRLNEKISDKAVELIKQYRLSHGLAMPDAMIAATAIILDKEFITKNQRDYRFIKGLKLLPYPLSCTESEEK; translated from the coding sequence ATGAGACAGAACAACAGGCTGAATGAGAAAATTTCTGATAAAGCAGTTGAACTGATAAAACAATACCGGTTGAGTCACGGACTGGCTATGCCTGATGCTATGATTGCGGCAACTGCCATAATTCTGGATAAAGAGTTTATTACAAAAAATCAGCGTGATTATCGTTTTATCAAAGGATTAAAATTACTACCTTATCCTTTGTCATGCACAGAATCAGAGGAAAAATAA
- a CDS encoding DUF2283 domain-containing protein codes for MKIQYFPDTDTVIVILNDNPVKETRDLDENTLLDLDENGNLVSLTIEHAKECVGIPNFSYQIAA; via the coding sequence ATGAAAATACAATATTTTCCTGATACAGATACTGTAATTGTGATACTAAATGATAATCCTGTAAAAGAGACCCGTGATTTAGATGAAAATACGCTTCTTGATTTGGATGAAAACGGTAATTTAGTTAGTTTAACTATTGAACATGCCAAAGAGTGTGTGGGTATTCCAAATTTTTCTTATCAGATTGCTGCTTAA
- a CDS encoding Rpn family recombination-promoting nuclease/putative transposase, with amino-acid sequence MKERLVRFDWAIKKLLRNKANFEILEGFLSELTRQDIKINKILESEGNKETPDDKQNRVDLLAETEQGELLLIELQVESQFDYFHRMVYGTSKLITDYIHSGSGYEMVKRAISINIVYFGLGHGRDYVYKGLTEFRGIHHDDILELTIRQKKRFENIEKVSDIFPEYYILKVNDFDSLAKDTLDEWIYFLKHSEIKEEFSAKGLKKALEELDILKLSKAERAAYERYIEDKRIAESSIKTSWFEGKIVGVEEGREEGREEGELKRNREIAIEMIKDGEPKDKIKKYTHLTDAEIEQLKRMMPLI; translated from the coding sequence ATGAAAGAACGACTTGTCCGGTTTGACTGGGCCATAAAAAAGCTGCTCAGAAACAAAGCCAATTTTGAAATTTTAGAGGGTTTCCTGTCGGAGTTGACCAGGCAGGATATCAAAATCAACAAGATCCTTGAAAGCGAAGGTAACAAGGAAACACCGGATGACAAACAGAACAGGGTTGATCTTCTGGCTGAAACTGAACAGGGAGAGCTGTTGCTCATTGAACTTCAGGTGGAGTCCCAGTTTGACTATTTTCACCGGATGGTTTACGGCACATCAAAACTGATCACAGATTATATCCATTCCGGATCCGGCTATGAAATGGTAAAGCGGGCCATCTCCATCAACATTGTCTATTTTGGACTGGGACACGGCAGGGATTATGTTTACAAGGGGCTTACCGAATTCAGGGGGATACACCATGACGATATCCTTGAGCTGACAATCAGACAGAAAAAGCGGTTTGAAAATATCGAAAAAGTTTCCGACATTTTCCCGGAATATTACATTCTCAAGGTCAATGACTTTGACAGTCTGGCAAAGGATACCCTGGATGAGTGGATCTACTTTTTGAAACATTCAGAGATAAAAGAAGAATTTTCTGCAAAGGGTCTCAAAAAAGCATTAGAGGAGCTGGATATTCTCAAACTCTCCAAAGCAGAACGTGCTGCATATGAACGATATATTGAAGATAAAAGGATTGCGGAAAGTTCAATCAAAACGTCCTGGTTTGAAGGAAAAATTGTCGGCGTAGAGGAAGGAAGAGAAGAAGGAAGAGAAGAAGGTGAATTAAAAAGAAACAGAGAGATCGCCATAGAAATGATCAAAGACGGTGAACCTAAGGACAAAATCAAGAAATATACCCATCTGACAGATGCGGAAATTGAGCAGTTGAAGCGTATGATGCCCTTAATTTGA
- a CDS encoding type II toxin-antitoxin system PemK/MazF family toxin: MKRGELYRVQNPSARDPKKYRVFVVVSRQILIDSKFSTVICAPIYTVYDSLASQVQVGINEGLRHESSIHCDELVSLPKSVLTNFIGTLSQKK; the protein is encoded by the coding sequence ATGAAACGTGGTGAATTATATCGTGTGCAGAATCCGTCAGCCAGAGACCCAAAGAAATACAGGGTTTTTGTTGTAGTAAGCCGACAAATACTTATTGACTCAAAATTTTCGACCGTTATCTGTGCCCCGATATACACAGTCTATGACAGTTTGGCTAGTCAGGTACAGGTCGGCATAAATGAAGGCTTGAGACATGAAAGCAGTATCCATTGCGACGAACTGGTGAGTCTTCCGAAATCTGTTCTTACTAATTTTATCGGAACTCTTTCACAAAAAAAATAG
- a CDS encoding DUF4926 domain-containing protein, giving the protein MNNSLKLLDVVVLTEDLPEYNLYRGQAGTIVEILTQDVYEVEFSDDDGQAYTMQALNADQLKEF; this is encoded by the coding sequence ATGAACAATTCTTTAAAACTCCTTGATGTTGTAGTTCTCACAGAAGATTTGCCGGAATACAACCTTTATCGCGGTCAGGCAGGCACAATTGTCGAGATTCTTACGCAGGATGTCTATGAGGTGGAGTTCAGTGATGATGATGGACAGGCTTACACTATGCAGGCTCTCAATGCAGATCAATTAAAGGAATTTTGA
- a CDS encoding Panacea domain-containing protein, with protein MSNPIQFKISYDKTTEVIIWLANMKPGIDIYHVAKILFYADKMHINKYGRPITGDTYIRMPYGPVPSGVRDLITENSWLSPKQLEHIKSSLIIDKSDNSYKLAATREPNMKYFSKTDIACLKNSLSEYGDMSFDELYNSTHSEKCYYETDPNEKIDYALLIDDDNPFKSEILENMEEISQYIQV; from the coding sequence ATGAGCAATCCTATTCAATTTAAAATTAGTTATGATAAAACAACCGAGGTTATAATTTGGTTGGCAAACATGAAACCGGGTATAGATATTTACCATGTAGCTAAAATTTTATTCTATGCTGATAAAATGCATATTAATAAATACGGGAGACCTATAACAGGAGATACATATATCAGAATGCCTTATGGTCCTGTTCCATCTGGTGTCCGTGATCTTATAACAGAAAATTCATGGTTATCCCCTAAACAACTTGAACATATAAAAAGCTCATTAATTATTGATAAAAGCGATAATAGTTATAAACTTGCTGCAACAAGAGAACCGAATATGAAGTATTTTTCAAAAACTGATATAGCATGTCTCAAAAACTCATTATCCGAGTACGGAGATATGTCTTTTGATGAATTATACAATTCAACTCATTCAGAAAAATGTTACTATGAAACTGATCCTAATGAAAAAATAGATTATGCGTTATTAATTGATGATGATAACCCCTTTAAAAGTGAAATTTTAGAAAATATGGAAGAAATTTCACAATACATACAGGTATGA
- a CDS encoding nucleotidyltransferase domain-containing protein has product MFGSCAKENMKPDSDIDMAFIFQDISDTFDIQVRLIDIIGNKVFTAKTQRTQRKTF; this is encoded by the coding sequence GTGTTCGGTTCTTGTGCCAAAGAAAACATGAAACCAGACAGTGATATAGATATGGCATTTATTTTTCAGGATATTAGTGATACTTTTGATATTCAAGTCAGATTAATAGACATTATCGGAAATAAGGTTTTCACCGCAAAGACGCAAAGGACGCAAAGAAAAACTTTTTAA
- a CDS encoding Rpn family recombination-promoting nuclease/putative transposase: protein MKERLVRFDWAIKKLLRNKANFEILEGFLSELTRQDIKINKILESEGNKETPDDKQNRVDLLAETEQGELLLIELQVESQFDYFHRMVYGTSKLITDYIHSGSVYEMVRRAISINIVYFGLGHGRDYVYKGLTEFRGIHHDDILELTIRQKKRFENIEKVSDIFPEYYILKVNDFDSLAKDTLDEWIYFLKHSEIKEEFSAKGLKKALEELDILKLSKAERAAYERYIEDKRIAESSIKTSWFEGKIVGVEEGELKRNREIAIEMLKDGEPNDKIRKYTHLTDAEIEQLKRTMPLI from the coding sequence ATGAAAGAACGACTTGTCCGGTTTGACTGGGCCATAAAAAAGCTGCTCAGAAACAAAGCCAATTTTGAAATTTTAGAGGGTTTCCTGTCGGAGTTGACCAGGCAGGATATCAAAATCAACAAGATCCTTGAAAGCGAAGGTAACAAGGAAACACCGGATGACAAACAGAACAGGGTTGATCTTCTGGCTGAAACTGAACAGGGAGAGCTGTTGCTCATTGAACTTCAGGTGGAGTCCCAGTTTGACTATTTTCACCGGATGGTTTACGGCACATCAAAACTGATCACAGATTATATCCATTCCGGATCCGTCTATGAAATGGTAAGGCGGGCCATCTCCATCAACATTGTCTATTTTGGACTGGGACACGGCAGGGATTATGTTTACAAGGGGCTTACCGAATTCAGGGGGATACACCATGACGATATCCTTGAGCTGACAATCAGACAGAAAAAGCGGTTTGAAAATATCGAAAAAGTTTCCGACATTTTCCCGGAATATTACATTCTCAAGGTCAATGACTTTGACAGTCTGGCAAAAGATACCCTGGATGAGTGGATCTACTTTTTGAAACATTCAGAGATAAAAGAAGAATTTTCTGCAAAGGGTCTCAAAAAAGCATTAGAGGAGCTGGATATTCTCAAACTCTCCAAAGCAGAACGTGCTGCATATGAACGCTATATTGAAGATAAAAGGATTGCGGAAAGTTCAATCAAAACGTCCTGGTTTGAAGGAAAAATTGTCGGCGTAGAGGAAGGTGAATTAAAAAGAAACAGAGAGATCGCCATAGAAATGCTCAAAGACGGTGAACCTAATGACAAAATCAGGAAATATACCCATCTGACAGATGCGGAAATTGAGCAGTTGAAGCGTACGATGCCCTTAATTTGA
- a CDS encoding PIN domain-containing protein — protein MTALENEKKSCFIDSNIWLYAFIDSQDLDKSIIARTIIQNNDISISTQVVNEVCINLIKKAQFPEPKIQQLIDNFYNKYTIIEFNNEIIKNASVIRQQQCFSFWDSLILSSALHSEAELLYSEDMHDGFIIESTTIVNPFTR, from the coding sequence ATGACCGCACTTGAAAATGAGAAAAAATCGTGCTTCATTGATTCAAATATCTGGCTTTATGCTTTTATAGATTCACAAGACCTTGATAAATCTATCATTGCTCGGACTATTATACAAAATAACGATATTTCAATCAGCACTCAGGTTGTAAACGAAGTTTGTATAAATCTTATCAAAAAAGCTCAATTTCCAGAACCAAAAATACAACAACTTATTGATAATTTTTATAACAAATACACCATAATTGAATTTAATAATGAGATTATTAAGAATGCATCTGTAATACGACAACAACAGTGTTTTTCATTTTGGGATAGTCTCATTCTTTCAAGTGCACTGCATTCTGAAGCTGAACTTCTATATTCCGAAGACATGCATGACGGATTTATCATTGAAAGCACAACAATTGTAAACCCATTTACACGATAA
- a CDS encoding Rpn family recombination-promoting nuclease/putative transposase: MKERLVRFDWAIKKLLRNKANFEILEGFLSELTRQDIKINKILESEGNKETPDDKQNRVDLLAETEQGELLLIELQVESQFDYFHRMVYGTSKLITDYIHSGSGYEMVKRAISINIVYFGLGHGRDYVYKGLTEFRGIHHDDILELTIRQKKRFENIEKVSDIFPEYYILKVNDFDSLAKDTLDEWIYFLKHSEIKEEFSAKGLKKALEELDILKLSKAERAAYERYIEDKRVAESSIKTSWFEGKIVGVEEGREEGELKRNREIAIEMLKDGEPKDKIKKYTHLTDAEIEQLKRMMPLI, encoded by the coding sequence ATGAAAGAACGACTTGTCCGGTTTGACTGGGCCATAAAAAAGCTGCTCAGAAACAAAGCCAATTTTGAAATTTTAGAGGGTTTCCTGTCGGAGTTGACCAGGCAGGATATCAAAATCAACAAGATCCTTGAAAGCGAAGGTAACAAGGAGACACCGGATGACAAACAGAACAGGGTTGATCTTCTGGCTGAAACAGAACAGGGAGAGCTGTTGCTCATTGAACTTCAGGTGGAGTCCCAGTTTGACTATTTTCACCGGATGGTTTACGGCACATCAAAACTGATCACAGATTATATCCATTCCGGATCCGGCTATGAAATGGTAAAGCGGGCCATCTCCATCAACATTGTCTATTTTGGACTGGGACACGGCAGGGATTATGTTTACAAGGGGCTTACCGAATTCAGGGGGATACACCATGACGATATCCTTGAGCTGACAATCAGACAGAAAAAGCGGTTTGAAAATATCGAAAAAGTTTCCGACATTTTCCCGGAATATTACATTCTCAAGGTCAATGACTTTGACAGTCTGGCAAAAGATACCCTGGATGAGTGGATCTACTTTTTGAAACATTCAGAGATAAAAGAAGAATTTTCTGCAAAGGGTCTCAAAAAAGCATTAGAGGAGCTGGATATTCTCAAACTCTCCAAAGCAGAACGTGCTGCATATGAACGATATATTGAAGATAAAAGGGTTGCGGAAAGTTCAATCAAAACGTCCTGGTTTGAAGGAAAAATTGTCGGCGTAGAGGAAGGAAGAGAAGAAGGTGAATTAAAAAGAAACAGAGAGATCGCCATAGAAATGCTCAAAGACGGTGAACCTAAGGACAAAATCAAGAAATATACCCATCTGACAGATGCGGAAATTGAGCAGTTGAAGCGTATGATGCCCTTAATTTGA
- a CDS encoding nucleoside-diphosphate sugar epimerase/dehydratase has protein sequence MKTKSLYTNIILIMAMDVFLIFAAWYGAHLLRFNFEIEPNFTSSIWKALPLIIIAKIAVFYFFSLYRGMWRYTSIDDLFNIIKAAVTSAVIIMVILFFTHGFKGFARSTFILDTILTIVLISSNRLSVRLYFLLFTNGSDSPKDILKNLFIPGNKKYEDIKNLLIIGAGDCGEKIFRELRDNNSLKYKVAGFIDDDIKKVGRRIHGIPIYGTIDDINKIVEKTNAHEALIAIPSATSVQMRNIVEQCKKTGVLFKTLPGMGELINGRVSVKAIRDVAYRDLLGREVIRLEENLIGRYLKDSSVLVTGAGGSIGSELCRQICRFCPDRIVLFERAETPLYEIDLELRKNFENIEIVPLLADICDLQQLRTAFKTYKPQVVFHAAAYKHVPMLEIQPWRAVQNNIIGTRNVLDVTNEYLVDRFVFVSTDKAVRPANIMGASKRVAEMLVQSQNGCSLSQTKFITVRFGNVVGSAGSVIPLFKKQIAEGGPLTVTHPEINRYFMTIPEACQLILQAGSMGSGGETYILDMGKPVKIVDMARDLIRFSGLEPDVDIKIEFTGLRPGEKLYEELITEGEGIVPTHHEKIMVLRGQYCHTKPLNGSIDEIARLGDVQDDRGIRIKLKKMVPEYMPAASEFN, from the coding sequence ATGAAAACAAAATCATTATACACCAATATTATACTTATAATGGCAATGGATGTTTTTTTGATTTTTGCTGCATGGTATGGAGCGCATTTACTGCGCTTTAATTTTGAAATTGAACCAAATTTTACTTCAAGTATCTGGAAAGCCCTTCCCCTTATTATTATAGCAAAAATAGCTGTTTTTTATTTCTTCAGCCTTTACAGGGGCATGTGGAGATATACAAGTATTGATGATTTATTTAATATTATCAAGGCTGCTGTTACAAGTGCCGTGATTATTATGGTCATACTGTTTTTTACCCACGGATTTAAAGGATTTGCCCGTTCCACCTTTATTCTTGATACAATTCTTACAATTGTTCTTATATCTTCCAACCGTCTTAGTGTACGCCTTTATTTTCTTCTTTTTACTAATGGGAGTGATTCTCCAAAAGATATTCTTAAAAATCTTTTTATCCCGGGAAATAAAAAATATGAGGACATTAAAAACCTTCTGATTATAGGAGCTGGGGACTGCGGGGAAAAGATTTTTCGTGAACTAAGGGATAATAATAGTCTTAAATACAAGGTTGCAGGATTTATAGATGATGATATTAAAAAGGTTGGGCGCAGGATTCACGGTATTCCCATATATGGCACTATTGATGATATAAATAAGATTGTTGAAAAAACTAATGCTCATGAAGCTTTGATAGCCATACCATCAGCAACCTCCGTTCAAATGCGCAATATTGTTGAGCAGTGTAAAAAAACAGGCGTTTTGTTTAAAACCCTTCCTGGTATGGGGGAATTGATTAACGGCAGGGTAAGTGTTAAAGCAATCCGTGATGTGGCATATCGTGATCTGCTGGGACGTGAGGTAATAAGGCTTGAGGAAAATCTTATTGGCCGTTACCTGAAAGACAGCAGCGTACTTGTAACAGGTGCAGGGGGTTCCATAGGTTCAGAGCTTTGCCGTCAGATCTGCAGATTTTGTCCTGACAGGATAGTTCTTTTTGAGCGTGCTGAAACTCCTTTATATGAAATTGATCTTGAACTGAGAAAAAATTTTGAAAATATTGAAATCGTGCCTCTGCTTGCAGATATCTGTGATCTTCAGCAGTTAAGAACAGCTTTTAAAACATATAAGCCCCAGGTAGTTTTTCATGCAGCAGCATATAAACATGTTCCAATGCTGGAAATTCAGCCCTGGCGGGCAGTTCAGAATAATATTATTGGAACGCGCAATGTGCTGGATGTTACAAATGAGTATTTGGTAGATCGTTTTGTATTTGTTTCTACTGATAAAGCTGTCAGGCCTGCAAATATTATGGGAGCAAGCAAGAGGGTTGCTGAAATGCTGGTACAAAGCCAGAATGGATGCAGCCTTTCACAAACCAAGTTTATCACAGTCAGGTTTGGCAATGTTGTAGGAAGTGCCGGCAGTGTTATCCCTCTTTTTAAAAAGCAGATTGCAGAAGGAGGCCCCCTGACTGTTACCCATCCTGAAATTAACCGGTATTTTATGACAATACCCGAAGCATGTCAGCTTATTCTCCAGGCTGGAAGCATGGGGTCAGGAGGGGAAACATATATTCTGGATATGGGAAAACCTGTTAAGATTGTTGACATGGCAAGGGATCTTATACGTTTTTCAGGCCTGGAGCCTGATGTGGATATTAAAATAGAGTTTACAGGTCTTCGTCCTGGAGAAAAGCTTTATGAAGAACTTATTACAGAAGGAGAGGGAATTGTTCCCACTCATCATGAAAAGATTATGGTACTCAGGGGGCAGTACTGCCACACTAAGCCCCTTAACGGCAGCATTGATGAAATAGCCAGGCTTGGAGATGTACAGGATGACAGGGGTATCCGCATAAAACTCAAGAAAATGGTTCCAGAATATATGCCAGCAGCATCTGAATTTAATTAA
- a CDS encoding nucleotidyltransferase domain-containing protein — MDKRKIPESVIKYSDYLKNLYPNLKQVYVFGSCAKENMKPDSDIDMAFIFQDISDTFDIQIRLMKLRRQFDTRIEPHVFDEEDFGGFHPLACEILKTGYAVF; from the coding sequence ATGGATAAAAGAAAAATTCCTGAATCAGTTATAAAATATTCTGATTATTTAAAAAATTTATATCCTAACTTAAAACAAGTATATGTGTTCGGTTCCTGTGCCAAAGAAAACATGAAACCAGACAGTGATATAGATATGGCATTTATTTTTCAGGATATTAGTGATACCTTTGATATTCAAATCAGATTAATGAAGCTGCGGAGACAGTTTGATACCCGGATTGAACCCCATGTGTTTGATGAGGAAGATTTTGGAGGTTTTCATCCTTTAGCCTGTGAAATATTAAAAACAGGATATGCGGTTTTTTAA
- a CDS encoding DUF2442 domain-containing protein, which produces MVRIIKIEVLHDYHIHFVFSDGCEKVIDFKQFIKNDTLTGPLQEPEFFNSVKIYDNGRGIYWPNNYDICPDNLRYYIKSEKLSMKATA; this is translated from the coding sequence ATGGTCAGAATAATTAAAATCGAAGTATTGCATGATTATCATATTCATTTTGTTTTTAGTGACGGATGTGAAAAAGTTATTGATTTTAAACAGTTTATAAAAAATGATACACTCACAGGGCCGCTGCAAGAGCCGGAGTTTTTCAACAGTGTGAAAATTTATGACAACGGACGGGGAATTTACTGGCCCAATAATTATGATATTTGTCCTGATAATTTAAGATACTATATAAAATCCGAGAAGTTGTCTATGAAAGCAACAGCCTGA